The genomic stretch CATTCTATATCTTTGGATTGGATTATTATGCTagatattcataataataatttgatgtgTTTTGCTATAAGATAAAACATGCTATGTATTCAGAatcatatttgtatgtattttattgataGGACTATTATCATAATTCACTATTAAAGAACCAGTGTTTCATTTACACAGATCATTTATTCACGAATCAATAGTTAATTAATGTAtcgtaataacaataaataattattagcaTAAAGCTAAAACTGATTTGTTTTGAAATACATGAATAGGACACACTCgtgtacatatttttaataagaTGTCATCCTATTcgtatacttttattttgaaatgactTGAAGGCGAGAAGATCTCGTGCTAGTTAGCTAGCATCGGCATCACCAAACTAGAATAAAATGGAGGCCATCAGATATGAAAGTTCCTTGCTGTCACGGAAATAGATCAGCattcatatatatacaaataataataataataataacatatttatataatgtacATTCTTACATTCTAGCTGTCGATGGGAGCGAATCAGGGTTGCCAGATGTATGATACAAATCCAAACGTCCCATAATTTCACCCTTTAATGCGTGACACAAGCATTcaaatattattcaatattacgGAAATATTAAAGGTAAAATCTACACAAAGTTGAAAGGAGAACCAAAAGAATACAAAGTTGTTGACAAAGTGAACAAACATGACCCATCGCCATCATCTGtcatcatccatcattcataatAAGTCGCTTTGCATTCTGTCATATTCATACGCTGTACTCTTTTAATTTCTactgtatttcatatttcatatctcTTTATTTATCAATATTGTCATCAGTGATTAGGTTGTATATAATTCCATGTAACATGTCTTTCTTTGATTAAAAAACGTGTTAACATTTAAAGAATGTGCGACATGAATTATTAAGGACCCCAAGTGTGGACATGCAGTTCATCAAATAGACGCCAGATGGTAGCAAAAACCAAATTACTGCCTTGATGCGATTTTacgctgtggcgactccataatcagaagaagaatgataTTATGTTTTGTATTCTTTTTGTTCGAGATGCTATTATTGTTTTATACCATTGTGCGTTTTATAGGAATTGTTTGAATTTACTATTGTTAtgttttatactattattacattttatattacattatatactaTTGCAATGTTTGTCAAAAGACAACATAAAGCCTTTGAATATTTATATCATTTGTAGTAAGTATTAACACATGATatgatttaatttaaaatgtaaaatctaaaatactaacatactaaccccttacgttttttgtcaaaaatcatcgccctcaagctctggcattttatgccatttttggatgcttttggggcccctgttgagtgtgtgtgaggtttcctcgttttttttcaccagaaaagtgcattagaagcaagttgaaaaaaatgaaaaaaaaagaaaaaaacgacatactaaccccttacgttttttgtcaaaaatcacaaaattcaaactctggcattttatgccatttttggatgcttctggggcccctgttgagtgtgtgtgaggtttcctcgttttttttcaccagaaaagtgcaatagaagcaagttgaaaaaaatgaaaaaaaaagaaaaaaacgacatactaaccccttacgttttttgtcaaaaatcacaaaattcaaactctggcattttatgccatttttggatgcttctggggcccctgttgagtgtgtgtgaggtttcctctgtttttttttcaccagaaaagtgcattagaagcaagttggaaaaaaatgaaaaaaaaacgacatactaaccttttacgtttttgtcaaaaatcaccgccctcaaactctggcattttatgtcattttggatgcttctggggctccatttgagtgtgtgtgaggtttccactgttttttcaccagaaaagtacatttgaagcaagttgaaaaaaacgaaaaaaaaaacagaaaaaaacgacatactaaccccttacgttttttgtcaagaaTCACCGCCTTCAAActctgccattttatgccatttttgggtgcttctggggctccatttgagtgtgtgtgaggtttcccttgtttttaaatttcttcaactgcacttttctTCTGCAGGAGGATGTAGAAACCTCCCCCATCGTCATCGGAGGTCCCGGCAGAAcccaaagaatgctaaaatgtcCACTTGTTCCATGTGTTGattattgtcaaaaattgtattattattattattattaacagacAACCACTGGAGGGTGTACCCTCCCTTtcgcctaaagtcagctgggataggctccaggatacaTTTGACATTGACATGCATCAACCTCATGGTGGCACtacacacacgcagacacacacacacaaacacacacactcacgttCTTTCAAATAAAACCTTGTTAATGTTTCTAACAATTCAATTTGGAAGTAGTTGACAGCACCCACACTCTCACTGTGTTCTTGGAGCCAGGTGgtctggacccccccccccccccccctccgcccccccatGGCCTCCGTGTTGGAGTGGTGACCTCTTGAAGGATTAAAGTGAGAGCAGAACCAGAACAAAACAGAACCTTGTGGGCCAATCAGAGTCTTCAACAGACTGGCTGGGGGAGGGGAGAAGGGGGACACAAAAAATCCAAGACTGgtctttaaagtaaaaatacggCAAATTAAAAATGCTGCAATCACATAGATGCTGTTGGCTCAAAGAAAAATGCAAAAGAAGATGTTAGCCAGGCTAACAGGATGTTAGCCATGAtagcaggaagttagccacGCTACCAGGATGTTAGCCATGATAGCTGGAAGTTAGCCacgctaccaggaagttagccatgtACCAGGTTGTTAGCCATGAtagcaggaagttagccacGTTACCAGGATGTTAGCCATGAtagcaggaagttagccacgataccaggaagttagccacgGTACCAGGTTGTTAGCCAGGAtagcaggaagttagccacGCTACCAGGATGTTAGCCacgctaccaggaagttagccacgGTGCCAGGTTGTTAGCCATGAtagcaggaagttagccacGCTACCAGGTAGTTAGCCATGAtagcaggaagttagccacGCTACCAAGAATTTAGCCATGGTACCAGGTTGTTAGCCATGAtagcaggaagttagccacGCTACCAAGAATTTAGCAATGGTACCAGGTTGTTAGCCATGAtagcaggaagttagccacACTACCAGGATGTTAGCCATGACAGCTGGAAGTTAGAGGTTAGCCacgctaccaggaagttagccatgctaCCAGGTTGTTAGTCATGAtagcaggaagttagccatgatagcaggaagttagccacGTAACCAGGAaattagccacagtgccaggtTGTTAGCCATGAtagcaggaagttagccatgctaCCAGGATGTTAGTCAAGATAGCAGGAAGTTAGCCGTGCTACCAGGATGTTAGCCATGGTAGCTGGAAGTTAGCCCCACTGCCAGGAAGTTACCCACGGTACCAGGTTGTTAGCCATGACAGCATGAAGTTAGCCACGCTACCAGGAAGGATGAAACTGTGTTTACATGCGTtgctgtagaccaggggtctcaaactcaatttacctgggggccactggagctagggtctgggcaaggctgggccgcatcaggttttccaaaaaaaaaacaaaaaaaaccccgcatttattaaaaacagaaaaatatacaaactttttcagtgctttggttccgattttcaacaataaaagctctgataaaacattccactgttctcaaatatcttaagttttatttttctacacaaaataagatgaaaaataaataaacaaatcaaggttaaagaaaatcaatcaagcagtaataaataaataaatataataataacaataaaacggcaaataataaaaacttaagaaaccacatatagttggtgggtagacaaatgatttttttcagattaaaatgaacaaagcattattagagccctgtagacatgacaaaacacgactatagtcacatttatactctttttatttacaacatattgcgcaactcttgagacacatgctaactcgcaaactagagagctagtgacctaaacggtagccttcgagttatttcctttaaacttaaatagccaaaaacttaccacttccacacggatagggaggataactattaacagttatttaacctttaacatgaacatgaatcaaacgaacgtgtttgaggcccctgctgtAGACTTTCTCATGTTATGTTTAGAACACAATGAAtgcaaacataaataaatgaaataaatgtgtgcTTTTTATATACGTTGAACACATTGCTGCATTTGATAACAATTCAATCATTTACACAAGCTGGCCTGTGCTATGGTTGCTGTGATTAATATGAATAGAAATGTCTATTATTCTAGTCTATTATGGGGAATATGATACTTTGTAGTATTGTACTGTGTATACCGTATAATAATGCATACTTTATATGCaatatacgtatgtacagtatctacatgtaatactgtatgtgtacatatacacTTTTGCTGTTTGAGCAGCTCATTGAAGGTCAATGACGTCATCAGGTGACACGTGTGACTACCCTTTTTCAGGTTCCACTGAGTCACGTGACGTCGGCatccttctgttttttttagaaaacttgTAAACTTTGTAGGACTTAAAGCAAAAAGGAAGATCACGCGCGTGCTGTCGTCTCTGCAGGAATGCGCGTGCACGTCCAACATGTCAATCAAGGCTCTCGGCCccgccccaccccccaccctctcAGGCGGGATAAGGTCTCCTCTTGCACGTGGACAGGAAGCAGCAGGaccgagggagggagggggagcaGGACCAGAACCAGCCGGAGACACCCAGCATGTCCCTGAGTCCAAAGCAGTCCACCCCCTTCTCGGTCACGGACATTCTGAGCCCCATGGAGGACTACCGTAGGTTCGGCGCCATGGAGCCCGCCGGGGGGAGCCTCGGAGCCCAGCTGGGGGCGTACCGGCACCAGCAGGTGTCCCACGCCGCCAtgcagcagcatcagcaccagcatCTTCATCAGCAcctgtcctcctcttcctcggctGCGCTGCAGGGCCACGGGGGCTCCTACCATGTGACCCACGGGGTGCCACAGTTCTCCGGTTCCGTGGGGGGGTTCTGTACCGGAGGAGAACTGCCGGCCTACCAGGACTCTGTGAGGGGGGGCGGCCCGGCGGCGACCTGGTACAGCGGCCCGGAGCCGAGATACACACAAagttagttgtttttttttatgcggtagaaaaaatcttaaaaattatgaattatgaaaaaaaagtcataattcattTGACGAAATTTCATCTTTTATCAGAAAACGAATTGAAACGATTCGTTTTGAATGTGAACTGagaaaaatgtgatttatttagTTTCCAGGCTGGTGGGCTCCTCGGCAGGCATGAACATGAGCGGCCTGGCGGGGTTGGACGGGACCGGCAAGGCCATGGTGAGCCTCCACGCGGCCCCCAGGAGGAAGCGGAGGGTCCTGTTCTCTCAGGCCCAGGTCTTCGAGCTGGAGCGCCGCTTCAAGCAACAGAAGTACCTGTCCGCCCCCGAGCGGGAACACCTGGCCGGCCTCATCCATCTCACCCCGAACCAGGTGaagatctggttccagaaccaCCGCTACAAGCTGAAGCGGCAAGTGAAGGACAAGGCGGCCCAGCTGCAGCAGGACGCGGGCGGCCTGTGTCCGGCGGGCCGCCGCGGCTCCTCCGCGTCCTCCTCGCCGCTCCACGCCAAGACCGTCAAGCCGAACCGGAGCGACTGCAGCGGCTCCAACCGGACCGCGGAGCGCCACTGCAGTTCGGCGGAGAACCTGACAGCGAGCCAGCAGCTGGACGAACCGGACCATAACCATAACCTGTCTCCGAGTCCGCCCCTGGGCCTGCACACGGACACGGGTCTGCTGGACTATGCCGGCGGCATGGTCGGGTCCAATTTACTCTACGGCAGGACTTGGTAGGACTACACGAGGATGGACGGGTTCAAGgaacttactgaggaactaaaagacttttttttcagcttttggTTCTTCTGAGACACAAACTCTAGCGATCAGAACCTCCACCAAAATGTCATTTCAACTTCTTGTGGGAAGAGAAAAACATCTTGGGAATTTTCCAATTGTCAATAAACATTTTCATCTTTTACTAAATCAATAAGAAATATTTATCATACCACAGTAATCAATATTTAGCATCATAATTATTCCTTTATTTGGCATATATGATTTATACAATTATTCATTCgaataaataattattcatgACTACTAGATATTTAGAATATAGattagaatgaataaatatttcatacatAAGAATGATAATAGAATGATTAGTAAATAAACCATTTGAATGATGAATAGATCATACGAAATAAGGCCAAATAAATTTGAAGATAATGAATAAGAGTGAAGTTGAGCGATGTTTtgtaaaaagaataaaagtgtTAAAGTTGGATTCATCCACGTGATCTTTTATTTCATACGTTAAAAAGATGTTGGAGAATCTCTCAAAAAGTACAAAGTGGATTTAAAAGTGGACAAAATTAGAATTacagaggaggaaaaggaaGGACTGTTGAGGAAAAAGCAAAAGCGGCGTCTCTGGTTTACTCCCAGGTGTATCTCTTGGAGGGGGGCGGCATGCCGTAGCCTCTGTTGGAGCTGTTGAAGCCCTAAAAGGAAAACAAGTCTTTAAGTGTCGGCCGGCTTGATTTCAAAACAAAACGTTTGGAAGGTTTAAAATGTAGAAATTATCTTTCCAAcatggaatttttggaaaatggagTCTAAAGAATAAAAGCCATAGGATT from Doryrhamphus excisus isolate RoL2022-K1 chromosome 1, RoL_Dexc_1.0, whole genome shotgun sequence encodes the following:
- the nkx2.4b gene encoding NK2 homeobox 4b: MSLSPKQSTPFSVTDILSPMEDYRRFGAMEPAGGSLGAQLGAYRHQQVSHAAMQQHQHQHLHQHLSSSSSAALQGHGGSYHVTHGVPQFSGSVGGFCTGGELPAYQDSVRGGGPAATWYSGPEPRYTQISRLVGSSAGMNMSGLAGLDGTGKAMVSLHAAPRRKRRVLFSQAQVFELERRFKQQKYLSAPEREHLAGLIHLTPNQVKIWFQNHRYKLKRQVKDKAAQLQQDAGGLCPAGRRGSSASSSPLHAKTVKPNRSDCSGSNRTAERHCSSAENLTASQQLDEPDHNHNLSPSPPLGLHTDTGLLDYAGGMVGSNLLYGRTW